A portion of the Paucilactobacillus hokkaidonensis JCM 18461 genome contains these proteins:
- a CDS encoding APC family permease: protein MWRYLKRVLIGKPLKTLEEGGQHLTKFKALALLSSDALSSVAYGPEQITAVLVTLSALALWYSIPIAGIVLVLLLAITLSYRQIIHAYPSGGGAYAVAKTNWGQNGGLVAGGSLLVDYMLTVAVSTTSGTEAITSAIPALYPYSIVIAVVIVFLIMAMNLRGMSESANLLTIPVYFFVVMITIMIVWGLYNIVTGNIKYQAPAPIGSVVPGMSVMLFIRAFSAGSSSLTGVEAISNSVPNFNKPRSKNAANTLAMMCILLASFFAGVTFLSFYLGVIPNAHVTVMSQIGATVFGGHGVGYYLLQLATAMVLAVAANTGFSAFPILAFNLAKDKFMPHAFMDRGDRLGYSNGIIALAVGAVVLIFIFHGQTNLLIPLYAVGVFVPFTLSQSGMIIHWFRNRTGWWLGKSFINLVGTLISFSLVVFLFWQHFANVWPYLIIMPLLLLMFHKINEHYRKVAEQLRVAGKTQVQIKDYDGATVIVLVSNVTRVTSQAINYARSIGDYVIAMHVSFDENPGKEHKTANEFKAEFPDVRFVDIHSSYRSIATPTLRFVDVIAKRAAARNYSTTVLVPQFVPRHPWQMALHNQTSLRLRGVLNSRENIIVATYNYHLKE from the coding sequence ATGTGGCGTTATTTAAAACGCGTGTTAATTGGGAAACCGTTAAAAACGCTTGAGGAAGGCGGTCAGCACCTTACTAAGTTTAAGGCCTTAGCTTTATTGTCCTCTGATGCCTTATCATCAGTGGCATATGGTCCTGAACAAATTACGGCTGTTTTGGTAACATTGTCAGCACTAGCATTGTGGTATTCAATCCCAATTGCTGGGATTGTTTTGGTTTTACTGCTGGCAATTACGTTATCGTATCGACAAATTATCCATGCATACCCAAGTGGTGGTGGGGCCTATGCAGTTGCTAAAACAAATTGGGGTCAAAATGGCGGCCTAGTGGCAGGAGGTTCCCTGTTGGTCGATTATATGTTGACTGTTGCTGTTTCGACAACCTCTGGAACTGAAGCAATTACATCTGCTATCCCCGCACTTTACCCTTACTCAATAGTCATTGCTGTCGTTATTGTTTTTTTAATCATGGCGATGAATTTAAGAGGGATGAGTGAAAGTGCTAATTTATTGACTATTCCAGTTTATTTTTTCGTAGTGATGATCACAATTATGATTGTTTGGGGATTGTACAACATTGTTACTGGAAATATTAAGTATCAAGCACCTGCCCCTATTGGTAGTGTGGTTCCTGGAATGTCGGTAATGCTATTCATTCGAGCTTTTTCAGCTGGATCTTCTTCGTTAACCGGGGTTGAAGCTATTAGTAATTCCGTTCCTAATTTTAATAAACCGCGTTCTAAAAATGCTGCGAACACGTTAGCAATGATGTGTATTTTATTGGCCAGTTTCTTTGCTGGTGTTACGTTTTTAAGCTTTTACTTGGGAGTTATTCCGAACGCTCACGTAACAGTTATGTCTCAGATTGGTGCGACAGTGTTTGGTGGTCACGGTGTTGGATATTATTTACTTCAGTTAGCTACTGCAATGGTTCTTGCAGTGGCAGCTAATACTGGGTTCTCTGCGTTTCCAATTTTGGCTTTTAACTTGGCCAAGGATAAATTTATGCCACATGCATTCATGGATCGTGGTGATCGGCTGGGCTATTCTAATGGAATTATTGCGCTAGCAGTTGGTGCAGTTGTCCTAATCTTTATTTTCCATGGACAGACTAATCTATTAATTCCCTTATATGCTGTTGGTGTTTTCGTGCCGTTTACGTTATCCCAATCAGGAATGATAATTCATTGGTTCCGTAATCGGACTGGCTGGTGGTTAGGAAAATCATTTATTAATTTAGTTGGAACTTTAATTTCATTTAGTTTGGTCGTTTTCTTATTTTGGCAACATTTTGCAAATGTTTGGCCATATTTGATTATTATGCCACTGCTGTTGTTGATGTTTCATAAGATTAATGAACATTATCGGAAGGTTGCCGAGCAATTACGAGTTGCTGGAAAAACACAAGTTCAGATTAAAGATTATGATGGCGCTACTGTGATTGTGCTTGTTAGTAATGTGACCCGGGTAACTTCGCAGGCAATTAATTATGCCCGTTCAATTGGGGATTACGTGATTGCGATGCATGTTTCATTTGACGAGAATCCGGGGAAGGAACATAAAACGGCCAATGAATTTAAAGCCGAATTTCCGGATGTACGGTTTGTTGATATTCATTCATCATATCGTTCCATTGCAACGCCGACATTACGTTTCGTCGATGTGATTGCAAAACGAGCAGCGGCAAGAAATTATTCGACAACTGTTTTAGTACCACAATTTGTACCACGGCATCCGTGG
- the groL gene encoding chaperonin GroEL (60 kDa chaperone family; promotes refolding of misfolded polypeptides especially under stressful conditions; forms two stacked rings of heptamers to form a barrel-shaped 14mer; ends can be capped by GroES; misfolded proteins enter the barrel where they are refolded when GroES binds), translating into MAKELKFSEDARAKMLTGVDKLADTVKTTIGPKGRNVVLEQSYGSPTITNDGVTIAKAIDLEDHFENMGAKLVAEVASKTNDIAGDGTTTATVLTQAIVNEGMKNVTAGANPVGIRRGIEKATKAAVDGLHKLSHDVKTKDDIAQIASISSANPEVGKLIAEAMEKVGNDGVITVEESRGVDTTLDVVEGMQFDRGYMSQYMVTDNDKMEADLDNPYILITDKKIGNIQDILPLLQSVVEQSRSLLIIADDITGEALPTLVLNKMRGTFNVVAVKAPGFGDRRKAQLEDIAILTGGTVITDDLGLNLKDTTVDQLGQANKVTVTKENTTIVEGAGAKEQINERVDLIKGQIADTTSDFDKEKLQERLAKLAGGVAVVRVGAATETELKEKKYRIEDALNATRAAVEEGFVSGGGVALINVIEAVDGVAAEGDEATGVKIVKRALEEPVRQIAENAGLEGSVIVERLKNEKVGVGYNAVNGKFEDMIDAGIVDPTKVTRSALQNAASVSALLLTTEAVVADKPEDNPAPAAAPAGGPGMGGMM; encoded by the coding sequence ATGGCAAAAGAACTTAAATTTTCTGAAGACGCCCGAGCTAAAATGCTTACCGGTGTCGACAAATTAGCAGACACAGTTAAAACAACAATTGGTCCTAAGGGACGTAACGTTGTGTTGGAACAATCATATGGTTCACCAACAATCACAAATGATGGGGTTACTATTGCTAAAGCAATTGATCTTGAAGATCATTTTGAAAACATGGGTGCTAAGTTAGTTGCTGAAGTTGCTTCAAAGACTAACGACATTGCTGGTGATGGTACAACTACTGCCACTGTTTTGACACAAGCAATTGTAAATGAAGGTATGAAGAACGTTACTGCTGGTGCCAATCCAGTTGGTATCCGTCGTGGGATTGAAAAGGCAACTAAAGCAGCCGTTGACGGTTTGCACAAGTTATCACACGATGTTAAGACAAAAGATGACATCGCACAAATTGCTTCAATTTCATCAGCCAACCCAGAAGTTGGTAAGTTAATTGCTGAAGCAATGGAAAAGGTCGGTAATGATGGTGTTATCACGGTTGAAGAATCACGTGGTGTGGATACAACTTTAGATGTTGTTGAAGGAATGCAATTTGATCGTGGTTACATGTCACAATACATGGTAACTGATAACGATAAAATGGAAGCTGATCTTGACAATCCATACATTCTAATCACAGATAAGAAGATTGGTAATATTCAAGATATTTTACCTTTACTTCAGTCAGTCGTTGAGCAGAGCCGTTCATTATTGATCATTGCTGATGATATTACAGGTGAAGCATTGCCTACATTGGTATTGAACAAGATGCGTGGAACATTCAATGTTGTTGCTGTCAAAGCTCCTGGCTTTGGTGATCGTCGTAAGGCTCAACTTGAAGATATCGCTATTTTGACTGGTGGAACTGTGATTACTGATGACCTTGGCTTGAACTTGAAAGACACAACTGTCGATCAATTAGGCCAAGCAAATAAAGTAACAGTTACGAAAGAAAATACAACGATTGTTGAAGGTGCTGGCGCTAAGGAACAAATCAACGAACGTGTTGACTTGATCAAGGGTCAAATTGCTGATACAACTTCTGACTTTGATAAAGAAAAGTTACAAGAACGCCTTGCTAAATTAGCTGGTGGTGTGGCAGTTGTCCGTGTTGGTGCTGCTACTGAAACAGAACTAAAAGAAAAGAAGTATCGTATTGAAGATGCACTTAACGCAACGCGTGCTGCCGTTGAAGAAGGATTTGTTTCCGGCGGTGGTGTTGCATTGATTAACGTTATTGAAGCCGTTGATGGAGTTGCTGCTGAAGGTGATGAAGCAACTGGTGTTAAGATCGTTAAACGTGCGCTTGAGGAGCCTGTACGTCAAATCGCAGAAAATGCTGGTTTGGAAGGCTCAGTGATTGTAGAACGTCTTAAGAATGAAAAAGTTGGTGTTGGTTACAATGCTGTTAATGGTAAGTTCGAAGATATGATCGACGCCGGAATTGTTGACCCAACGAAGGTAACTCGTTCGGCTCTTCAAAATGCAGCATCGGTTTCTGCTTTGTTATTAACAACAGAAGCAGTTGTAGCTGATAAACCAGAAGATAACCCAGCGCCAGCAGCAGCCCCAGCAGGCGGTCCTGGAATGGGCGGAATGATGTAA
- the groES gene encoding co-chaperone GroES, giving the protein MLKPLGDRVVLQAEQEEEKTVGGIVLASNAKEKPTTGKVIAVGEGHTLDNGEKLAPSVKDGDRVLFDKYAGNEVEYEGEKYLVVHEKDIVAIVD; this is encoded by the coding sequence GTGTTAAAACCATTAGGAGATCGCGTTGTTCTACAAGCTGAACAAGAAGAAGAAAAAACTGTTGGTGGGATTGTATTGGCATCCAATGCAAAAGAAAAGCCAACTACTGGTAAAGTAATTGCTGTTGGTGAGGGTCATACCTTAGATAACGGTGAAAAGCTAGCTCCTTCAGTTAAAGACGGTGACCGTGTATTGTTTGATAAATATGCTGGGAATGAAGTTGAATATGAAGGCGAAAAGTATTTGGTCGTTCATGAAAAAGACATTGTCGCAATTGTCGATTAA
- a CDS encoding redox-sensing transcriptional repressor Rex: protein MVNRKIPRATAKRLPIYYRYLNILLDANKHRVSSTELSEAVQVDSATIRRDFSYFGELGKRGYGYDVEDLLNFFKDILNQDKLTNVALIGVGNLGHALLNFNFHQNSNVRISAAFDVNDDLINTVQSGVPVYSMDEMNEQLQDQQIDVVILTIPAEKAQKVTDQLVQIGIRGILNFTPMRLSVPTEVRVQNVDLTNELQTLIYFIDHYNAPEEE, encoded by the coding sequence ATGGTCAATCGAAAGATTCCACGGGCAACCGCCAAACGGTTACCAATTTATTATCGTTATTTAAATATTCTATTAGATGCAAATAAGCATCGAGTATCATCAACAGAGTTATCTGAGGCAGTGCAAGTGGACTCAGCTACTATTCGGCGTGACTTTTCATATTTTGGTGAATTGGGTAAGCGCGGATATGGCTATGATGTTGAAGATTTACTCAATTTTTTCAAAGACATTTTGAACCAAGATAAGTTAACAAATGTGGCTTTGATTGGAGTTGGTAATTTAGGGCATGCATTATTGAATTTTAACTTTCATCAAAATAGCAATGTGCGAATCAGTGCTGCATTTGATGTGAACGATGATCTAATCAATACTGTGCAAAGCGGTGTCCCTGTATATTCAATGGATGAAATGAATGAGCAGCTTCAGGATCAACAAATTGACGTTGTTATTTTAACCATTCCAGCAGAAAAGGCACAAAAGGTTACTGATCAGTTAGTCCAAATTGGAATTCGTGGGATTTTAAATTTCACTCCAATGAGGCTTTCCGTTCCAACTGAGGTTCGGGTTCAAAACGTTGACCTAACTAATGAACTACAAACATTGATTTATTTCATCGATCATTACAATGCGCCAGAAGAAGAATAG
- a CDS encoding ABC-F family ATP-binding cassette domain-containing protein — protein sequence MLLLQSVNVMRRFGAEILFHNINLQIQTKGRVALVGRNGAGKTTLLKIIAGINPPDEGKVSSKKGTTLGYLAQDQGLDSQQSIWGEMDSVFADLHEQEAQIHSLEQKISQLTPTDSDYETTLKTYDQLQNDFSTNGGFTFEARIRSVLHGFHFDEPDYKTPIHTLSGGQKTQIALAKLLLQAPDILILDEPTNHLDMDILAWLEDYLKSYSGALLIVSHDRYFLDRVVTEVYDLDQRELTHYTGNYSKFMDVKAANLQTKMKQYEQQQSQINKLEDFVNRNIVRASTTKRAQARRKQLDKMDRLEIPTSDDSSIHFALKADHQSGNVVLQVGDAKIGYDNQVLAAPINFEIRNHQRVAIIGPNGIGKSTLLKSILSRTKLLDGDVKLGANVQVGYYDQEQQVLHPKKTVLEEIWDDYPTVNEQDIRSLLGSFLFIGDDVFKPVHELSGGEKARLQLTKLTFEHDNFLILDEPTNHLDIDSREVLEQAINEFDGTVLFVSHDRYFINQVATDILALHSTGINHYVGNYDDYLDELAKVSAPDNDNQQASQVKQSKQETYQMSKEKQKEQRKLERKVTQFEDELNQLEQDKQTVETQMADSSVYSDAVKLADLQSELSTINTKIDTAEEAWTQAAEELENQE from the coding sequence ATGTTATTATTACAATCTGTCAACGTTATGCGCCGGTTTGGCGCCGAAATACTATTTCACAATATCAATTTGCAAATTCAAACTAAGGGTCGCGTTGCCCTCGTTGGTCGTAATGGTGCTGGCAAAACGACGCTTTTAAAAATAATTGCGGGAATTAATCCTCCGGACGAAGGCAAAGTTAGTTCCAAAAAAGGGACCACTCTCGGTTACTTGGCGCAAGATCAAGGGCTTGATAGTCAACAAAGTATTTGGGGTGAAATGGATAGTGTCTTCGCTGATCTCCATGAACAAGAAGCTCAAATTCACTCGTTAGAACAAAAAATAAGTCAATTGACACCCACTGATTCTGACTATGAGACCACTTTAAAAACATATGATCAATTGCAAAATGATTTCAGTACTAATGGTGGTTTTACATTTGAAGCCCGAATTCGCAGTGTCCTGCACGGGTTTCATTTTGATGAGCCTGACTACAAAACTCCAATCCACACACTATCAGGTGGTCAAAAAACACAAATTGCACTCGCTAAATTACTACTGCAAGCCCCGGACATTCTAATTTTGGATGAACCGACTAACCATTTGGACATGGATATCCTAGCATGGCTTGAAGATTATCTAAAAAGTTATTCTGGTGCCCTATTAATCGTATCCCATGATCGCTACTTTTTAGATCGTGTCGTCACAGAAGTTTATGACTTGGATCAACGCGAGTTAACCCACTATACTGGTAACTATTCTAAATTCATGGATGTCAAGGCTGCTAATTTACAAACTAAAATGAAACAATATGAGCAACAGCAATCTCAAATTAATAAATTGGAAGACTTTGTTAATCGTAATATTGTCCGTGCATCCACTACTAAGAGAGCCCAAGCAAGACGAAAACAATTAGATAAAATGGACCGACTAGAAATCCCAACATCTGATGATTCGTCAATTCATTTTGCTTTAAAAGCTGACCATCAAAGTGGCAATGTCGTACTACAAGTTGGGGATGCTAAAATAGGTTACGATAATCAAGTACTCGCTGCACCCATTAATTTTGAAATCCGTAATCACCAACGGGTAGCCATTATTGGTCCTAACGGTATTGGTAAATCAACATTACTAAAATCAATCTTATCTAGAACAAAGCTTTTAGATGGTGACGTTAAGCTAGGGGCCAATGTACAGGTTGGCTACTACGATCAAGAACAACAAGTTTTGCATCCAAAAAAAACTGTTTTAGAGGAGATTTGGGATGATTATCCCACTGTTAACGAACAAGATATTCGCTCTTTGTTAGGAAGCTTTTTATTTATCGGTGATGATGTGTTTAAACCAGTCCACGAACTTAGCGGTGGTGAAAAAGCGCGCCTTCAGTTGACTAAGCTGACATTTGAACATGATAATTTTTTAATCTTAGATGAACCCACTAACCATTTAGATATTGATAGTCGTGAAGTACTTGAACAAGCGATCAATGAATTTGATGGTACTGTACTATTTGTTTCTCATGATCGTTATTTTATCAATCAAGTCGCCACTGATATTCTTGCTTTACATTCAACGGGAATAAACCATTACGTGGGCAACTATGATGATTATCTGGATGAATTAGCTAAAGTTTCAGCACCTGATAATGACAATCAACAAGCATCACAAGTTAAACAATCAAAACAAGAAACATACCAAATGAGCAAAGAAAAACAAAAGGAACAGCGAAAATTAGAGCGTAAAGTTACTCAATTTGAAGATGAACTGAACCAATTAGAACAAGATAAACAAACCGTTGAAACTCAAATGGCAGACTCAAGCGTATATTCAGATGCCGTTAAACTGGCTGATTTGCAAAGTGAGTTAAGTACCATCAATACTAAAATAGACACAGCAGAGGAAGCCTGGACACAAGCGGCAGAAGAATTGGAAAATCAAGAGTAG
- the tsaD gene encoding tRNA (adenosine(37)-N6)-threonylcarbamoyltransferase complex transferase subunit TsaD: MTARNLILAFESSCDETSIAVVEDGKTILSNIIATQIDSHKRFGGVVPEIASRHHIEQITRCLNEALANAKVTYDDLTAVAVTYGPGLVGALLIGVTAAKAVAFAHHLPLIPVNHMAGHIYAGRFISDFEFPQMALLVSGGHTELVYIESENHFEILGETRDDAAGEAYDKIGRVLGVNYPAGKTIDTWAHQGEDTFNFPRAMEKDASYDFSFSGLKSSFINTVHNAEQREVELSKPDLAASFQQSVVDVLAEKTDRALDQYPVKQLVLAGGVAANLGLRERLEHDMAKNHADTKLIMAPIKLCGDNAAMIGAAGYVAYKHQERAEMSLNAEPGLTWNVAKSD; the protein is encoded by the coding sequence ATGACAGCTCGAAATTTAATTTTGGCGTTTGAGTCAAGTTGTGATGAGACTAGTATTGCGGTGGTTGAAGATGGGAAAACAATTTTATCTAATATTATTGCAACCCAAATTGACAGTCATAAACGATTTGGTGGTGTTGTGCCTGAAATTGCTAGTCGCCATCATATTGAGCAAATTACTCGTTGTCTAAATGAGGCTCTCGCTAACGCCAAAGTGACATATGATGATTTGACTGCTGTAGCGGTTACTTATGGTCCTGGATTGGTGGGCGCATTATTGATTGGAGTGACAGCTGCTAAGGCAGTCGCATTTGCACATCATTTGCCATTGATTCCAGTCAACCACATGGCTGGGCATATTTATGCTGGTCGCTTTATCAGTGACTTTGAATTTCCACAGATGGCGCTACTAGTTTCTGGTGGCCATACGGAGCTAGTTTATATTGAAAGTGAAAATCATTTTGAAATTTTAGGTGAGACTCGCGATGATGCGGCTGGTGAAGCATATGACAAGATTGGTCGTGTTTTGGGTGTTAATTATCCGGCGGGCAAAACAATTGATACATGGGCTCATCAAGGTGAAGATACATTTAATTTTCCTCGGGCAATGGAAAAAGACGCCAGTTATGATTTCAGCTTTAGTGGTTTAAAGAGTTCATTTATCAATACAGTTCACAACGCTGAACAGCGTGAAGTTGAATTGAGTAAACCAGATTTAGCTGCTAGCTTTCAACAAAGTGTAGTCGATGTATTGGCCGAAAAAACGGATCGGGCGTTAGATCAATATCCGGTTAAACAATTAGTGCTAGCTGGAGGTGTGGCTGCTAATTTGGGTTTACGTGAACGACTTGAACATGATATGGCAAAGAACCACGCTGATACGAAATTAATTATGGCACCAATTAAGTTATGTGGCGATAATGCAGCTATGATTGGAGCAGCAGGTTATGTTGCCTACAAACATCAAGAAAGAGCTGAAATGAGCTTAAATGCAGAACCGGGACTAACGTGGAATGTAGCAAAGAGTGACTAG
- the rimI gene encoding ribosomal protein S18-alanine N-acetyltransferase, with translation MFEKFKRWIKEGRQQRRRDEISNILELKNAVVSINGTDYFLARAQVADVPEILQVEQQVYGATPWNESAFVQEIRRQRDRLYLVVRQNDKLLGFAGCSFDRQKNEAHITNIAVTPTYQNQGIGRYLIRKLIRKAVLIDMDKMSLEVRVSNTAAQRLYKKMGFLVKNVKKRYYFGDHEDALNMVLDLNYLKGNE, from the coding sequence ATGTTCGAGAAGTTTAAACGATGGATTAAAGAAGGTCGCCAGCAACGCCGACGAGACGAAATTTCCAACATATTAGAACTAAAAAACGCGGTCGTATCGATTAATGGTACCGACTATTTTTTGGCGCGCGCACAAGTTGCTGATGTACCCGAAATATTGCAAGTGGAGCAACAGGTATATGGTGCCACGCCATGGAATGAAAGTGCATTTGTACAAGAAATTAGGCGCCAGCGAGATCGTTTATATTTGGTAGTGCGGCAAAATGATAAATTATTAGGGTTTGCGGGCTGTTCATTTGATCGACAAAAAAATGAAGCACATATTACTAATATTGCAGTAACGCCGACTTATCAGAATCAAGGGATTGGACGGTATTTAATCCGTAAATTAATCAGGAAAGCAGTATTAATTGATATGGATAAAATGAGTTTAGAAGTGCGTGTTAGTAACACGGCAGCACAAAGATTATACAAAAAAATGGGATTTTTAGTTAAAAATGTTAAGAAAAGATATTATTTTGGAGATCATGAAGATGCGCTTAATATGGTTTTGGATTTAAATTATCTGAAAGGAAATGAGTAA
- the tsaB gene encoding tRNA (adenosine(37)-N6)-threonylcarbamoyltransferase complex dimerization subunit type 1 TsaB: MKILAMDTSNHPLSVALVEDEQLVAETTLNLSKNHSVYLMPVIEKLMQAANWQPEQLDRVAVAKGPGSYTGIRIAVTTAKTLAATLNIELVGISSLKLIAANVARLMPNRLVVSFFDARRGNVFAGGFKWHDNQLTTVVPEQHAQFSELLVGLQDQEGALLVGDVTDILKKQIQLTNGAKFELAPSTASIPSAYQLALLSDQESPVNDIDGFIPNYLRVTEAEAQWQKLHPGEINQSYVREV, from the coding sequence ATGAAAATTTTAGCAATGGATACTTCTAATCATCCACTAAGTGTTGCATTAGTTGAAGACGAACAGTTGGTTGCAGAAACAACACTTAATTTATCTAAAAATCATAGTGTTTATCTGATGCCAGTAATTGAAAAATTGATGCAGGCGGCTAATTGGCAACCGGAACAACTTGATCGGGTTGCTGTCGCAAAAGGGCCAGGATCATATACTGGTATTAGAATCGCGGTAACGACAGCTAAAACTTTAGCCGCAACCTTAAACATTGAACTAGTTGGAATTTCAAGTTTGAAACTAATTGCAGCTAATGTGGCGAGGTTAATGCCGAATCGATTAGTAGTATCTTTTTTTGATGCACGACGTGGTAATGTCTTTGCGGGCGGGTTCAAATGGCATGACAACCAACTAACTACTGTGGTGCCTGAACAACATGCTCAATTTAGTGAGCTGTTAGTTGGATTGCAGGATCAAGAAGGCGCATTATTAGTTGGTGATGTTACCGATATACTGAAGAAACAAATACAATTAACAAATGGAGCTAAGTTTGAATTGGCACCTAGCACAGCAAGCATTCCGTCAGCTTATCAGCTGGCATTATTAAGCGATCAAGAATCACCAGTCAATGATATTGATGGCTTCATTCCGAACTATTTAAGAGTGACTGAAGCCGAAGCACAGTGGCAAAAACTGCATCCGGGAGAGATAAATCAATCTTATGTTCGAGAAGTTTAA
- the galE gene encoding UDP-glucose 4-epimerase GalE: MSILVAGGAGYIGSHMVARLIEQGQSVVVVDNLSTGHKDAIDSKAKFYEGDVRDHKFLDGVFTAEPIEAVVHFAAFSVVPESMEKPLKYFDNNTGGMITLLEVMRDHNVKRIVFSSTAATYGIPTSIPIKETDPQIPINPYGESKLLMEKIMHWTDVAYGIKFVALRYFNVAGAKPDGSIGEDHGPETHLVPIILQVAQGKRDELSIFGDDYDTPDGTNVRDYVHVMDLADAHILALEYLAKGNDSQAFNLGSSTGFSNKQMLEAAREVTGKPIPAKVAPRRPGDPDSLVAASDKARDVLGWKPQFDDVHDIIKTAWKWHSTHPNGYNDRK; encoded by the coding sequence ATGTCAATTTTAGTAGCTGGTGGAGCAGGATACATTGGGTCACATATGGTAGCGCGCTTAATCGAACAAGGGCAAAGTGTGGTGGTGGTTGATAATTTATCAACTGGTCATAAAGATGCCATCGATTCAAAGGCTAAGTTTTATGAAGGCGATGTTCGCGACCATAAGTTTTTAGACGGTGTATTTACTGCCGAACCAATTGAGGCAGTTGTGCATTTCGCAGCCTTTTCAGTTGTACCTGAGTCAATGGAAAAGCCACTGAAATATTTTGATAATAATACGGGCGGTATGATTACTTTGTTAGAAGTAATGCGTGATCATAACGTAAAACGGATTGTCTTTTCTTCGACTGCAGCTACTTATGGTATTCCAACGTCAATTCCAATCAAGGAAACCGATCCACAAATACCAATTAACCCTTATGGTGAAAGTAAGCTATTGATGGAAAAAATTATGCATTGGACTGATGTGGCCTATGGCATCAAGTTTGTGGCACTTCGTTACTTTAATGTCGCTGGTGCCAAGCCAGACGGTTCAATTGGTGAAGATCATGGACCAGAAACTCATTTGGTACCAATAATTTTACAAGTAGCTCAAGGTAAACGAGATGAATTAAGTATCTTTGGAGACGACTATGATACTCCAGATGGTACTAATGTTCGTGACTACGTGCATGTTATGGATTTGGCAGATGCACACATCTTGGCACTTGAATACTTAGCTAAAGGAAACGACAGTCAAGCCTTTAATTTAGGGTCGTCTACTGGATTTTCAAACAAACAAATGTTGGAGGCTGCTCGAGAAGTAACTGGCAAACCAATTCCTGCTAAAGTAGCTCCTCGGCGACCAGGAGATCCGGATTCATTGGTTGCTGCTAGTGATAAGGCTCGTGATGTTTTGGGCTGGAAACCACAGTTTGATGATGTACATGATATTATCAAAACTGCTTGGAAGTGGCACTCAACGCATCCAAATGGTTACAATGATCGTAAATAA
- a CDS encoding acyl-[acyl-carrier-protein] thioesterase: MKLEPNEFEMEHQVTYYECDPPGFVTTGMLINMAVLVSAKQSDSLQVGTDFVNDNGGGWVITNYEINVNDLPRIDEVVVLGTRATSYNRYFAFREFWVRDQSGHEYAHIAGMFVFMDFASRKMAKIPASIIDPYHSTEVKRIQRIANPDAIEADEAVDSNQYRVRYYDIDSNHHVNNSHYFDWMLDVLGADFLKTHTLKKMNIKYAREIRYGQMVDSFATVPQTDSQDTELMTKHEIKVDNVLTTQANCWWIKRSQN; this comes from the coding sequence GTGAAATTAGAACCAAACGAATTTGAAATGGAACATCAGGTTACATATTATGAATGCGATCCACCCGGATTTGTGACAACGGGGATGTTAATTAATATGGCCGTTTTAGTCTCTGCCAAACAAAGTGATTCGTTACAAGTTGGCACAGATTTTGTTAACGATAATGGTGGTGGTTGGGTGATCACTAATTATGAAATTAACGTTAATGATTTACCCAGAATAGATGAAGTGGTTGTTTTAGGTACACGGGCAACATCATACAACCGTTACTTTGCATTCCGTGAGTTTTGGGTCCGCGATCAAAGTGGTCATGAATATGCTCATATTGCGGGAATGTTTGTTTTCATGGATTTTGCTTCAAGAAAAATGGCTAAAATTCCAGCATCGATTATTGATCCGTATCACTCTACAGAAGTAAAACGGATTCAACGGATTGCTAATCCGGATGCAATTGAGGCTGACGAGGCAGTTGATAGTAATCAATACCGGGTTCGCTATTATGATATTGATTCCAATCATCATGTTAATAATTCCCATTATTTTGATTGGATGTTGGACGTGTTGGGCGCTGACTTTTTAAAAACGCACACATTGAAAAAAATGAACATCAAATATGCTCGTGAAATTCGCTATGGTCAAATGGTTGATAGTTTTGCAACGGTGCCGCAAACGGATTCACAGGATACTGAATTAATGACAAAACATGAAATTAAAGTTGATAATGTTTTGACAACCCAGGCTAATTGCTGGTGGATTAAGCGCTCACAAAATTAA